In Primulina eburnea isolate SZY01 chromosome 3, ASM2296580v1, whole genome shotgun sequence, one DNA window encodes the following:
- the LOC140827088 gene encoding uncharacterized protein, which produces MARGGGGAVESDEAFALSFSKSSVGAGWAFRRLSQGGKKFVIPDVDLDRFCLDDLFDMLKAAGGQQMNAHFFFKLPKNAFTTEMVQIVGDAEIRTMCGTSESFGSDPIDDNHIGLDDVSIGDDEDSLDGSFHESDEDVDSESSTENDEGDEKATEFWYSDIEVDDELISLASSDDEEACRKHHFFSDRMNMKRFELVVGMKFKDVHEFRSVLVDWTVRSGVELVFKKNEKSRVTAVCKAGCEWRLHASLVMGGPTFQVKTLTGKHTCVRASSNNLATYKYLSKRIEMIVCENPTIPVEKLKRVIRRKCNVDVSKYKAYRAKKAALEKLKGKFKDQYLKLWDYCETVRKYNPGSKIIVKRDHSFSVPTFQRMYFSLQALKSGFLVGCRPVIGLDGCFLKTNYGGQLLVAIGRDGNENVFPIAMAVVQVENFDNWRWFINELLEDIGFERWTFISDRQKGLLEALNELAPECEHRFCVRHLYQNFARKHPGLELKGMLWAAASTTNKNEFAMWMKRIEAADRKTSPDHETAAEWLNKIPPAHWTSITSSLPLSGELSVAGLGVEVDVFPASISDFTSEEPPTSTPRTISGKHQRK; this is translated from the exons AATCCGATGAAGCTTTTGCCCTAAGCTTCTCGAAATCAAGCGTTGGAGCTGGGTGGGCTTTTCGTCGGTTATCTCA AGGTGGTAAGAAATTTGTTATTCCAGATGTTGATCTTGATAGGTTTTGCctcgatgacttgtttgataTGTTAAAAGCGGCGGGAGGACAACAAATGAATGCgcattttttctttaaattgcCGAAAAATGCATTTACCACTGAAATGGTGCAGATTGTTGGTGATGCAGAGATCCGCACGATGT GTGGGACAAGTGAGTCATTTGGGAGTGACCCGATAGATGATAATCACATTGGACTTGATGATGTTTCAATTGGAGATGATGAAGACTCATTAGATGGTAGCTTTCATGAATCTGATGAGGATGTGGATTCAGAATCTTCTACAGAGAATGATGAAGGAGATGAAAAGGCCACAGAGTTTTGGTATAGCGACATTGAGGTAGATGATGAACTTATTAGTTTGGCAAGTTCTGATGATGAGGAAGCTTGTCGAAAACATCATTTCTTCTCTGACAGAATGAACATGAAAAGGTTTGAACTGGTAGTGGGTATGAAATTCAAAGATGTGCACGAATTTAGAAGTGTTCTTGTTGATTGGACTGTGAGATCTGGAGTGGAGCTAGTGTTTAAAAAGAATGAGAAAAGTAGGGTTACTGCAGTGTGCAAAGCCGGATGTGAATGGAGATTGCATGCCAGTTTGGTAATGGGAGGGCCAACATTTCAGGTAAAAACTCTTACTGGAAAACATACATGTGTTAGGGCCAGTAGCAACAACTTGGCGACATATAAATATTTgtctaaaagaattgaaatgaTTGTGTGCGAGAATCCTACAATTCCAGTGGAGAAGCTTAAAAGAGTTATAAGAAGAAAATGTAATGTAGATGTGAGCAAATATAAAGCATACAGGGCCAAGAAAGCTGCTCTAGAAAAACTTAAAGGAAAGTTTAAAGATCAATATCTTAAACTTTGGGATTACTGTGAGACCGTTAGGAAATATAACCCAGGTAGCAAGATTATAGTAAAAAGGGATCACTCATTTTCTGTGCCTACATTTCAAAGAATGTATTTTAGTCTTCAAGCATTGAAGTCTGGGTTTTTAGTTGGTTGTCGACCTGTTATAGGTCTTGATGGATGTTTCTTGAAAACAAATTACGGTGGACAACTTTTAGTAGCTATTGGCAGAGATGGAAATGAAAATGTTTTCCCAATAGCAATGGCAGTGGTGCAAGTGGAGAATTTTGATAATTGGAGATGGTTCATCAATGAGTTGTTGGAAGACATCGGATTCGAGAGATGGACATTCATCAGTGACAGACAAAAGGGGCTGTTAGAGGCGCTTAATGAGCTTGCACCAGAGTGTGAACATAGATTTTGTGTACGCCATTTGTACCAAAATTTTGCAAGGAAGCATCCTGGTTTAGAATTGAAAGGAATGTTGTGGGCAGCCGCAAGTACAACAAACAAGAATGAGTTTGCTATGTGGATGAAAAGAATAGAAGCAGCTGATAGAAAGACTTCTCCAGATCATGAGACTGCGGCTGAATGGTTGAACAAAATCCCACCTGCTCATTGGACCAG TATCACTTCTTCATTGCCGTTGTCGGGTGAGCTCTCAGTTGCTGGCCTTGGCGTTGAGGTCGATGTATTCCCAGCGTCCATCTCAGACTTCACTTCGGAGGAACCTCCAACATCAACACCTCGTACAATTTCAGGCAAACACCAGCGGAAATAG